A portion of the Paucilactobacillus hokkaidonensis JCM 18461 genome contains these proteins:
- the glpK gene encoding glycerol kinase GlpK — protein sequence MTDQQYIMSIDQGTTSSRAIIFDHNGKVVAKSQQEFNQYFPEPGWVEHDALEIWDSVQSVISDVMIKSQIKPYKIASIGITNQRETTVIWDRHTGKPIYHAVVWQSKQTSEIADQLIEDGYRKLIHDKTGLVIDSYFSATKIKWILDRVPGAREKAARGDLLFGTIDSWILWNLTGRKVHATDVTNASRTMLYNIHELKWDQDILDLLDIPAAMLPEVKSSSEIYGYTGDYHFFGVQIPIAGIAGDQQAALFGQAAFEKGMVKNTYGTGAFIVMNTGKEPTLSDNGLLTTIAYGINGEINYALEGSIFVAGSAVQWLRDGLQMVQHASETEALAVEAQTTNGVYVVPSFTGLGAPYWDQDVRGTMFGLTRGTTKNQIIRATLESIAFQTRDVVDTMVKDTGLALKALTVNGGASQNDFLMQFQADILQTPIQRAKIEETTALGAAFLAGLAVDFWHDQDELLQLSSLGDEFKPSMKPERCSKIYSGWQQAIKATQYFSRH from the coding sequence TTGACCGATCAACAATATATAATGTCAATTGACCAAGGAACAACTAGTTCTAGAGCAATTATTTTTGACCATAATGGTAAAGTCGTTGCTAAGTCGCAGCAAGAGTTTAATCAGTATTTTCCAGAACCCGGCTGGGTAGAACATGATGCCTTAGAAATTTGGGATAGCGTTCAGTCAGTGATTTCAGATGTGATGATTAAATCTCAAATTAAGCCGTATAAGATTGCTTCCATTGGAATTACAAACCAACGAGAAACAACTGTAATTTGGGATCGTCATACAGGGAAACCTATTTATCATGCTGTGGTTTGGCAGTCCAAGCAAACCAGTGAAATTGCTGATCAACTAATTGAAGATGGTTATCGTAAATTGATTCATGATAAAACTGGCTTGGTAATTGATTCTTACTTTTCTGCAACAAAGATCAAATGGATTTTAGATCGCGTTCCTGGAGCACGTGAGAAGGCTGCCAGAGGAGATTTACTGTTTGGTACGATTGATTCTTGGATTTTATGGAACTTAACCGGTCGTAAAGTTCATGCTACCGATGTGACCAATGCCAGTCGAACAATGTTGTATAACATCCATGAATTGAAATGGGATCAGGATATTTTGGACTTATTAGATATTCCGGCTGCTATGTTACCAGAAGTTAAATCTTCGTCTGAAATTTATGGGTACACAGGTGATTACCATTTCTTTGGAGTTCAAATTCCGATTGCTGGAATTGCGGGTGATCAACAAGCTGCATTGTTTGGACAGGCCGCTTTTGAAAAGGGTATGGTTAAAAATACTTATGGTACTGGTGCCTTTATTGTTATGAATACCGGTAAAGAGCCAACTTTATCTGATAACGGCTTATTAACAACAATTGCATATGGGATTAATGGTGAAATTAACTATGCATTGGAAGGTAGTATCTTTGTGGCCGGGTCAGCGGTTCAATGGCTCCGAGATGGTCTTCAAATGGTTCAACATGCGTCTGAAACGGAAGCGTTGGCAGTTGAAGCACAAACAACTAACGGTGTCTATGTAGTGCCATCATTTACGGGATTAGGCGCTCCTTATTGGGATCAGGATGTACGTGGAACAATGTTTGGTTTAACTCGGGGAACAACTAAAAATCAAATTATCAGAGCAACGCTGGAATCAATTGCATTTCAAACGCGAGATGTTGTGGATACAATGGTCAAGGACACTGGGTTAGCGTTAAAAGCACTAACTGTTAATGGTGGTGCGTCACAAAATGATTTCTTGATGCAGTTTCAAGCTGACATTTTACAAACGCCAATTCAAAGAGCCAAAATTGAAGAAACAACTGCACTCGGTGCGGCCTTTTTGGCAGGATTAGCAGTTGATTTCTGGCATGATCAAGATGAATTATTGCAACTCAGCAGTCTCGGAGACGAATTCAAGCCGTCAATGAAACCAGAACGTTGTAGTAAAATATATTCAGGCTGGCAACAGGCTATTAAAGCAACACAGTATTTTAGTAGGCATTAA
- a CDS encoding IS30 family transposase, with the protein MTQTKNSTKKQYQQLQPEERGIIQILHDQCNSIRQIAYRLHRSPSTVSREIRRGTVKQRNSDYLFFTDYYAETGQIMYKNNRTHCHSKGLLKPCWLFFKMLEQALKQHPRVDSVDGFIHRFKGLHPECRYPSVPTVYRYIDQGLLNLKNSDLPQKLRRHIKGNHNHQRHNKKILGTSIEQRPSVVDDRTTFGNWEGELVKGKRIASEPSLLTITERKSRLELIIKIPNYHADTCLDALQKVINQHNSKWFKSITFDNGSEFYLLSKVHGTQIYFAHPYSPWERGSNENANGLIREYIPKGLSLKQFSEDQITRIQNAINAKLRKSLKYLSSKTCFNQYTTC; encoded by the coding sequence ATGACCCAAACTAAGAATAGCACTAAGAAACAATACCAACAACTGCAACCAGAAGAACGAGGTATTATCCAAATATTGCATGATCAATGTAATTCCATCCGTCAAATAGCCTATCGACTACATCGTAGTCCCAGCACTGTAAGCCGTGAGATTAGGCGTGGTACTGTCAAGCAGCGTAACTCTGACTATCTGTTTTTCACTGATTATTACGCAGAAACTGGTCAGATAATGTACAAAAATAACCGAACACATTGTCATTCCAAGGGCCTACTAAAGCCCTGCTGGCTCTTCTTCAAGATGTTAGAGCAGGCGCTTAAACAGCATCCTAGAGTAGACAGCGTTGATGGCTTTATTCATCGATTCAAAGGGCTTCACCCGGAGTGTCGATATCCATCAGTTCCAACGGTATACCGGTATATTGACCAAGGATTGCTAAACTTGAAAAATAGTGATTTACCACAAAAACTACGACGCCACATTAAGGGCAACCACAACCATCAACGACATAATAAGAAGATCTTAGGTACTTCAATTGAGCAAAGACCCTCTGTGGTTGATGATCGAACTACGTTCGGTAACTGGGAAGGTGAGCTAGTTAAAGGCAAACGAATCGCTTCAGAACCGTCGCTATTAACGATTACGGAACGGAAAAGCCGGTTGGAATTGATCATTAAGATTCCCAATTATCACGCTGATACCTGTTTAGATGCACTTCAAAAGGTTATCAATCAGCACAACTCAAAGTGGTTCAAATCCATCACATTTGATAATGGAAGTGAATTTTATCTGCTTTCAAAAGTACATGGTACTCAGATCTACTTTGCCCATCCATATTCACCTTGGGAACGCGGCAGCAATGAGAATGCCAATGGCCTAATTCGAGAGTATATTCCTAAGGGCCTGTCGCTAAAGCAGTTCTCAGAAGATCAAATCACTCGGATTCAAAACGCAATCAATGCCAAGCTTCGCAAGTCACTTAAATATCTAAGTTCCAAAACATGTTTCAATCAATACACAACGTGCTAG
- the mvaD gene encoding diphosphomevalonate decarboxylase: MYAKARAHTNIALVKYWGKKNQELILPYTDSLSLTLNEFYTTTEVTFNAELIQDSFLIDGQSVDSKNEQKLTHFMNLVRQQSNCSLYATVNSENHVPISAGLASSSSAFAALAAAASKAAGLNLDQTQLSRLARRGSGSATRSVFGGLVEWRKGNDDETSFAVPVDEQVDFGLEMIAILTDTRVKKVSSRSGMQNVVATSPYYPAWQQVVANDMVAMKSAIVKKDINLIGQIAEENAMRMHALTLSAQPSFTYFNADSLVAMSAIKDLRTQGINCYYTLDAGPNVKVIYQHTDRKAILDALSTKFSKQNLVVSLPGPGIEYLE, from the coding sequence ATGTATGCTAAAGCCCGTGCCCATACTAATATTGCCTTAGTCAAATATTGGGGTAAAAAAAATCAGGAGTTAATATTACCTTACACTGACAGCCTCTCATTAACCTTAAACGAATTTTATACTACAACCGAAGTAACATTTAATGCTGAATTAATCCAAGATTCATTTTTAATCGATGGACAATCTGTTGATAGTAAAAATGAACAAAAACTAACGCACTTCATGAATTTAGTCAGACAACAGAGCAACTGTTCTTTATACGCTACAGTTAATTCAGAAAATCATGTCCCCATTTCAGCCGGTCTAGCTTCTTCATCCTCAGCATTTGCTGCACTAGCCGCAGCTGCAAGCAAAGCAGCTGGCTTAAACTTAGATCAAACCCAATTATCTCGCCTGGCCCGTCGGGGATCTGGTTCTGCCACCCGCTCAGTTTTTGGTGGTTTAGTTGAATGGCGCAAAGGCAATGACGATGAAACTTCATTTGCTGTTCCGGTTGACGAACAAGTTGATTTTGGACTAGAAATGATTGCTATTTTAACTGATACGCGGGTAAAAAAAGTTTCTAGTCGTTCCGGCATGCAAAATGTTGTTGCAACTTCACCATATTACCCTGCCTGGCAACAAGTTGTCGCTAATGATATGGTTGCAATGAAGTCAGCAATAGTAAAAAAAGATATAAATTTAATTGGCCAAATTGCAGAAGAAAACGCCATGCGTATGCATGCGCTAACCCTTTCTGCGCAGCCAAGTTTCACTTACTTTAATGCTGACAGTTTGGTTGCTATGAGCGCAATTAAAGACTTGCGTACACAGGGTATAAACTGCTATTATACTTTGGACGCTGGTCCAAACGTTAAAGTGATTTACCAACATACGGACCGAAAAGCTATTTTAGATGCCTTGAGCACTAAATTTAGTAAGCAAAACTTAGTGGTCTCTTTACCTGGACCAGGAATAGAATACTTAGAATAA
- a CDS encoding RsmF rRNA methyltransferase first C-terminal domain-containing protein — MKLPIEFIHKYQQLLGDEAKEFLASFQEKSYSGYRINPLKPDFVIDQNYLTNEKIEYCDTGFFGSVNGKSIDHTVGYLYSQEPSAMYVGEVADPKPNERVLDLCAAPGGKSTHLVSKMNNEGLLVSNEIFKKRATILAENLERWGAKNTIITNESPEKLAPRFLNFFDRILVDAPCSGEGMFRKDPEAVSYWNIDYPLECANRQRKILASAMEMLKPGGTLIYSTCTFAPEEDEQIIAWLLTNYPTLSVEPIKKYTNMDSGRPEWADNNSELAKTVRLFPHHIKGEGHFIAKLKLAGNDISNKNQFQQTSKLTKEQVTLFNDFTQTVLNQINFNSLITFGDQLYSIPDGVPSLDHLSVIRPGLHLGTFKKKRFEPSFALALALDSSSVKNKIKITEEQWREYVHGDTIKLDHDLEKGWYLLTCQGHSVCFGKAVNRTVKNFYPKGLRF, encoded by the coding sequence TTGAAATTACCAATAGAATTCATTCATAAATATCAGCAATTATTAGGCGATGAAGCCAAAGAGTTTTTAGCTTCATTCCAAGAAAAAAGCTATAGTGGTTATCGAATTAATCCACTTAAGCCTGATTTTGTTATTGATCAGAACTATTTAACAAATGAAAAGATTGAATACTGTGATACCGGATTTTTTGGTTCTGTAAATGGAAAATCTATCGATCATACGGTTGGATATCTCTATAGCCAGGAACCATCTGCAATGTATGTTGGAGAAGTTGCTGATCCCAAACCTAATGAACGAGTTCTTGATCTTTGTGCTGCGCCAGGCGGAAAAAGTACCCATCTAGTTAGCAAAATGAATAACGAGGGCTTACTCGTAAGTAATGAAATTTTTAAAAAGCGAGCTACCATTTTGGCTGAGAATTTAGAACGGTGGGGTGCAAAAAATACGATTATAACCAATGAAAGTCCAGAGAAATTGGCTCCTAGATTTCTCAACTTTTTTGATCGAATTTTAGTAGATGCGCCGTGTTCAGGTGAGGGAATGTTTCGTAAGGATCCAGAAGCGGTGAGCTATTGGAATATTGATTATCCTCTGGAGTGCGCTAATCGGCAACGAAAAATATTGGCCTCAGCAATGGAAATGTTGAAACCGGGAGGGACCTTGATTTATTCTACTTGCACGTTTGCACCAGAGGAAGATGAACAAATTATTGCTTGGCTATTAACAAATTATCCGACACTCAGTGTGGAACCAATTAAAAAGTACACCAACATGGATTCTGGTCGGCCTGAGTGGGCAGATAATAATTCTGAACTAGCTAAAACTGTGAGATTATTTCCACATCATATCAAAGGTGAGGGCCATTTTATTGCGAAATTAAAATTGGCAGGAAATGATATTTCTAATAAAAATCAATTTCAACAAACTAGTAAGTTAACAAAAGAACAGGTTACATTATTTAATGATTTTACTCAAACTGTGCTTAACCAGATAAATTTCAACTCGTTAATTACATTTGGAGATCAACTATATTCAATTCCTGATGGGGTGCCCAGTCTGGATCACTTGAGTGTTATTCGTCCAGGATTACATTTAGGAACATTTAAGAAGAAACGCTTTGAGCCATCATTTGCGTTGGCATTAGCGTTAGATTCGTCAAGTGTAAAAAATAAAATTAAAATTACAGAGGAACAATGGCGTGAGTATGTTCATGGTGATACTATCAAACTTGATCATGATTTAGAAAAAGGATGGTATTTACTTACTTGCCAGGGCCATTCAGTCTGTTTTGGCAAAGCTGTTAATCGAACTGTTAAAAATTTTTATCCAAAGGGTTTACGGTTTTAA
- the mvk gene encoding mevalonate kinase, which produces MLKTTGIGTSHAKIILIGEHSVVYGQPAIALPLPEVKLTVTITKLDSEQQLLDSRYFSGSITEAPENMLGIKTLILALINQFDGQSDGWKMNITSMLPAERGMGSSAASAIAIIRAFFDYYDRQLSRETLLKLADIEEKITHRSPSGLDAATTSAINPIWFVKGHAGQHLAMNVTGTLVIADSGVKGQTGDAIKAVKEQLLSNKEATVGQIETLGNLAKETKTCLQNGNSNNLGIILSRAQTQLKLLNVSHPSVDNLIQVAMDNQALGAKLTGGGRGGCIIALVKDAATAQSLSVKLIDAGATATWIQPLQGGNNDTNVC; this is translated from the coding sequence ATTTTGAAAACCACAGGTATTGGCACGAGCCATGCAAAAATTATCTTAATTGGTGAGCACAGCGTTGTCTATGGACAACCTGCAATTGCGCTTCCACTTCCCGAAGTTAAGTTAACAGTAACGATAACTAAACTTGATTCAGAGCAACAACTACTTGATAGCCGTTATTTTAGTGGATCCATAACTGAAGCTCCTGAAAATATGCTGGGAATTAAAACATTAATTTTAGCATTAATAAACCAATTTGATGGTCAAAGCGATGGTTGGAAAATGAACATTACCAGCATGCTACCTGCTGAACGTGGAATGGGATCGTCCGCGGCAAGTGCAATTGCTATTATCCGAGCTTTTTTTGACTACTATGACCGCCAATTAAGCCGAGAAACATTACTAAAATTGGCAGATATAGAGGAAAAAATCACTCACAGAAGTCCCAGTGGCCTAGATGCGGCCACTACCAGTGCAATAAATCCAATCTGGTTTGTTAAGGGTCATGCAGGCCAACACCTAGCAATGAATGTTACTGGTACGCTCGTAATCGCTGATAGTGGTGTTAAAGGCCAAACCGGTGATGCAATCAAAGCAGTTAAAGAACAATTGCTATCAAACAAAGAAGCTACTGTGGGCCAGATTGAAACCCTTGGTAATCTAGCTAAGGAGACTAAGACCTGCTTACAAAATGGAAATTCTAATAATTTGGGCATCATATTATCACGTGCGCAAACACAACTCAAACTGCTAAATGTTAGTCATCCGTCAGTCGACAATTTGATTCAAGTAGCAATGGATAATCAAGCTTTGGGGGCAAAATTAACTGGTGGTGGCCGTGGTGGCTGTATTATTGCCTTAGTCAAAGATGCAGCGACCGCTCAGTCATTATCAGTCAAATTAATTGACGCTGGTGCCACCGCAACTTGGATTCAGCCACTACAGGGAGGAAACAATGACACAAATGTATGCTAA
- a CDS encoding phosphomevalonate kinase — protein MITAQAPGKLYIAGEYAVVENGFPAIIVALNQFVTCSVEESKDFGSIVSRQYNENSIYWRRQGDEMVFDNRDNPFHYILSAIKITEQYARSLDRDLRLYHLKIDSQLDSDDGKKYGLGSSAAVTVATVKALCEFYQLPVNQNMIFKLAAIAHFEVQGNGSLGDIAASVYGGWIAYHSFDRQWLAQQRQYLNLPQLLELDWPGLNIEQLNAPANLELLIGWTGSPASTSTLVDKVSLVKAREQLEYQTFLAESRKCIQRMIEGFHQANVKIIQNEIRYNRELLKNLSSFSDVTIETPVLTKMCEIAETFGGAAKTSGAGGGDCGIVAIDRQTDLTDMFEQWTKNKIERLRLTVHVIKQSVTE, from the coding sequence TTGATTACAGCGCAAGCACCTGGAAAATTATATATTGCTGGCGAATATGCCGTTGTTGAAAATGGCTTCCCAGCAATTATTGTAGCCTTAAACCAATTTGTTACCTGCAGTGTTGAGGAAAGCAAAGACTTTGGCAGTATTGTTTCTCGCCAATACAATGAAAATTCGATTTATTGGCGGCGACAAGGGGATGAAATGGTTTTCGATAATCGAGATAATCCCTTTCACTACATTTTATCAGCCATTAAAATAACTGAGCAATATGCTCGTAGTCTAGATCGTGATTTACGCCTCTATCACTTAAAAATTGACAGTCAGTTGGACAGTGATGATGGTAAAAAATATGGGTTAGGTTCTTCGGCTGCCGTTACAGTAGCGACCGTTAAGGCCCTTTGCGAATTTTATCAGCTACCTGTAAACCAGAATATGATATTTAAATTGGCTGCGATTGCCCATTTTGAAGTTCAAGGAAATGGCTCATTAGGTGATATTGCTGCCTCTGTGTATGGCGGATGGATTGCATACCACTCTTTTGACCGTCAATGGTTAGCACAACAACGACAATACCTTAACTTACCTCAACTATTGGAATTAGATTGGCCTGGGTTAAACATTGAACAACTAAATGCTCCAGCTAATCTTGAATTATTAATTGGTTGGACTGGCTCACCTGCTTCAACGTCTACCTTGGTCGATAAAGTATCTTTGGTAAAAGCACGCGAACAGCTTGAATACCAAACTTTTTTAGCTGAAAGTCGTAAATGCATCCAAAGAATGATTGAAGGCTTTCACCAAGCTAACGTTAAAATTATTCAAAATGAAATTCGTTATAATCGCGAATTACTAAAAAATCTCAGTTCTTTTTCCGACGTTACTATTGAAACCCCAGTTTTAACTAAAATGTGTGAAATTGCTGAAACATTTGGTGGTGCTGCTAAAACTTCCGGTGCTGGTGGCGGTGACTGTGGAATTGTTGCAATTGATCGGCAAACTGATTTAACCGATATGTTTGAACAATGGACTAAAAATAAGATTGAACGATTACGCCTAACCGTCCATGTAATCAAACAAAGTGTTACTGAATAG
- the fni gene encoding type 2 isopentenyl-diphosphate Delta-isomerase, protein MESSHAHRKDEHVSLAQKYYNAAHTVDEFDQVRIIHRSFPEKSIDDISLQTCLNKNLILDTPFYIEAMTGGSDKTEQLNRQLAFLAAKHHLAMASGSQSIALNDANAISSFKIIREENPTGIIFANLSAETSVTRANQAIEMLAANALELHVNVAQELTMPEGSRTFRWLNNIEKLVNQLTVPIIVKEVGFGMDKQTLQQLVDVGVKYVNVSGRGGTNFAQIENRRNHDNQFDDLKSWGQTTPESLLEAQQFNQKLTIFASGGISSPVDVIKSGILGANAVGVAGYFLHVLMTDGIDALDTVLSNWETEVQRLLLLCGVNKFQELPSVPYVLSAELNNYTKQRGLKRL, encoded by the coding sequence ATGGAATCAAGCCATGCGCACAGAAAAGATGAACATGTTTCCTTAGCCCAAAAATACTATAATGCAGCTCACACGGTGGATGAATTTGACCAAGTCAGAATCATTCACCGTAGTTTCCCTGAGAAGTCAATTGATGATATTTCGCTGCAAACATGTCTCAATAAAAATTTGATTTTGGATACCCCTTTTTATATTGAAGCAATGACTGGTGGTAGTGATAAAACTGAACAGTTAAATCGTCAATTAGCATTTTTAGCGGCAAAACACCACTTAGCAATGGCCAGTGGCTCACAAAGTATTGCTTTAAATGATGCCAATGCAATCTCCAGTTTTAAAATAATCCGAGAGGAAAATCCAACTGGTATTATTTTTGCTAATCTAAGTGCAGAAACATCCGTGACCAGAGCGAACCAGGCAATTGAAATGTTAGCAGCAAATGCCCTGGAACTACATGTTAATGTAGCACAGGAATTGACCATGCCTGAAGGTTCAAGAACGTTTAGGTGGTTAAATAATATTGAAAAGCTAGTTAATCAGCTTACAGTACCCATCATTGTTAAAGAAGTTGGGTTTGGCATGGACAAGCAAACGCTACAACAGCTTGTTGACGTTGGTGTTAAATACGTTAACGTCAGTGGTCGTGGTGGTACCAACTTTGCTCAAATTGAAAATCGGCGTAATCATGATAATCAATTTGATGATCTAAAGTCATGGGGTCAAACCACCCCTGAATCACTCTTAGAAGCCCAACAATTTAATCAGAAACTAACAATTTTTGCTTCTGGTGGCATTTCATCACCTGTAGATGTGATTAAAAGTGGTATTTTAGGTGCTAATGCGGTTGGCGTTGCTGGATATTTTCTCCACGTTTTAATGACTGATGGAATTGATGCATTAGACACAGTACTAAGTAATTGGGAGACTGAAGTCCAACGCCTTTTACTGCTATGTGGGGTGAATAAATTTCAAGAACTACCTTCTGTCCCGTATGTTTTATCAGCAGAACTAAATAACTATACAAAACAACGTGGACTAAAAAGATTGTAA
- a CDS encoding Cof-type HAD-IIB family hydrolase — MNQHLIAIDLDGTTLNNQSQLSATTIKTLRQAAKNGHIVSIVTGRPYRISANFYDQIGLKSPMVNFNGALAHIPHQQWNREYQMSIDKEIALDLLQHGSELGIGTITAENKLHLWANHESNIMPDFFPSAITKDEILNSINLTSDPTALTLQYNPAEEKLLVQRIAEKYGSAVDVRVWGGPSSILEVVSKGIQKARGVDYLAKQYNISKQNIIAFGDEANDEEMLSYAGRGVAMKNAIPSIKQVANDTTTEDNEHDGLAHYLTKYLKLAQ; from the coding sequence ATGAATCAACATTTGATTGCCATCGATCTTGATGGTACAACTTTGAATAATCAGTCGCAACTGTCAGCCACAACCATTAAAACTTTACGCCAGGCCGCTAAAAATGGCCATATTGTTAGTATCGTTACTGGTCGACCATATCGCATTTCCGCCAATTTTTATGACCAGATTGGATTAAAATCACCCATGGTTAATTTCAATGGTGCCTTAGCTCATATTCCCCATCAGCAATGGAATCGCGAATATCAAATGAGTATCGATAAAGAAATTGCCTTAGATTTATTGCAACATGGTTCAGAATTAGGAATTGGCACTATCACGGCAGAAAACAAATTGCATTTATGGGCTAACCATGAAAGTAATATTATGCCTGACTTTTTCCCATCAGCTATTACTAAGGATGAAATTTTAAACTCAATTAATTTAACTTCAGACCCTACCGCATTAACTTTACAATATAATCCGGCAGAAGAAAAATTACTCGTCCAACGGATTGCCGAAAAATATGGTTCAGCAGTTGATGTGCGTGTCTGGGGTGGACCAAGCAGTATCTTAGAAGTAGTCTCCAAGGGAATTCAAAAAGCTCGCGGTGTTGACTACCTTGCCAAACAATATAACATTAGCAAACAAAATATAATTGCCTTTGGCGATGAGGCGAATGATGAAGAAATGCTGAGTTATGCTGGTCGTGGCGTTGCCATGAAGAATGCTATTCCAAGCATTAAACAGGTAGCTAATGATACTACGACTGAAGATAATGAACATGATGGGCTGGCTCATTATTTAACAAAATACTTAAAACTAGCACAATAA